A genomic segment from Thermoplasmataceae archaeon encodes:
- the fdhF gene encoding formate dehydrogenase subunit alpha, producing the protein MMSNKISTTINNEPVIVGSGTVLKALLENGIEVPHICYQPNLGPLRTCDTCIVEIDGKMARSCSTDVSEGMVIDTLKPSVHETQVEATNRILHNHELYCTVCENNNGNCDLHNTVHQLGIDQQKYPFEPKRYRVDDSNPFYVYDPNQCILCGRCVEACQDVQVNETLSIDWSLDRPRVIWDNNVAVNDSSCVSCGHCVTVCPVNALMEKTMLGKAGFLTGIKEKPKRQMIDLVKHLEPTVGMKPVMAISNIESAMRKSQIKRTKTVCTYCGVGCSFEMWTRGRDILKIQPVPESPANGISTCIKGKFGWDFVNSPDRLTVPLIRDGNHFRKASWEEAISYTAKRLLDLKQKYGGDAIEFIASSKGTNEEAFLVQKLARQVFGTNNVDNSSRFCQAPATTGLWRTVGYGGDSGSISDIYQSELIIAVGTNTAESHPVLATRVKRAHKLNGQKLIVSDLRKHEMASRADIFLHPNPGTDLVWLSSVTKYIIDQGWEAKEFISNRTNDFEKYKKSLESFSLDFAEKITGIKKDTLVKVAETIHSVKTMCILWAMGVTQHQAGSDTSTAISNLLLVTGNYGRPGTGAYPLRGHNNVQGASDFGAMNAYLPGYQKVSDEKARKRFEDEWKCKLPDAPGIDNQNCMENVDSGKIKGMYIVGEEVATTGSSVNYIREMLDRLEFLVVQDIFLSETAKHADVVLPAAVSLERDGTFTNTERRIQRIFKVMEPLGESKPDFEIIQMIAREIGYDWNYKDPSEVMEEASRVVPMFSGVSYSHLKGFDSMQWPTFPDGTSSPLLYEKEFHFPDGKAVFYPLKYSPPLPMDEEFDLHLNNGRLLEHFHEGNETYQSPGIRDKVPSTFVEISPDLAKERGIEDGDEVRLTSKWGSLKTRALITDRVKGNEMYMPMNDSGDEAVNILTSRFMDPIAHTAAYKELPVKMEKIPGVKPRIPLPRTNPRFQQAKPQISVRVEDKWRRPDYSSLISGGEK; encoded by the coding sequence ATGATGTCGAATAAAATAAGTACAACGATAAATAATGAGCCTGTCATTGTTGGGAGCGGAACAGTTCTTAAGGCGCTTCTGGAGAATGGAATTGAAGTTCCACATATATGTTACCAGCCAAATCTTGGGCCATTAAGAACTTGCGATACGTGCATCGTAGAGATCGACGGTAAAATGGCCCGTTCCTGCTCAACAGATGTAAGCGAGGGCATGGTGATTGATACACTTAAACCATCAGTGCACGAGACTCAAGTCGAGGCTACGAACAGGATACTGCACAATCATGAGCTATATTGCACTGTCTGTGAAAACAACAATGGAAATTGCGATCTGCACAACACTGTCCACCAGCTTGGCATAGATCAACAGAAATACCCATTCGAGCCAAAACGGTACAGGGTGGATGACAGCAACCCCTTTTATGTTTATGACCCGAACCAGTGTATTCTTTGTGGGAGATGCGTCGAAGCCTGCCAAGATGTCCAGGTCAACGAAACTCTTTCAATAGACTGGTCCCTTGATCGCCCACGTGTGATCTGGGATAATAATGTGGCAGTTAACGATTCATCCTGTGTCTCATGTGGTCACTGCGTTACTGTGTGCCCTGTGAATGCCCTTATGGAAAAAACCATGCTTGGGAAGGCTGGATTTTTAACCGGGATAAAGGAGAAACCAAAAAGGCAGATGATCGACCTTGTCAAGCATCTTGAGCCCACGGTCGGGATGAAACCTGTGATGGCTATTAGTAACATTGAATCCGCAATGAGAAAGAGTCAGATCAAGAGGACAAAAACTGTGTGTACCTATTGCGGAGTAGGCTGCTCCTTTGAAATGTGGACAAGGGGCAGGGACATACTGAAAATTCAGCCAGTGCCGGAGTCCCCGGCAAATGGAATCTCCACATGCATAAAGGGTAAATTTGGATGGGACTTTGTAAACAGCCCTGACAGGCTGACCGTTCCATTGATAAGGGACGGGAATCATTTCAGGAAAGCTTCGTGGGAAGAAGCGATCAGTTATACAGCCAAGAGACTCCTTGATTTAAAACAGAAGTACGGCGGAGATGCAATAGAATTTATTGCCTCATCCAAGGGAACTAATGAGGAGGCGTTCCTTGTGCAGAAGCTTGCGAGACAGGTGTTTGGCACGAACAACGTGGACAATAGCTCAAGATTCTGTCAGGCTCCGGCAACCACAGGCCTCTGGAGAACGGTGGGTTACGGTGGTGATTCAGGATCGATCAGTGACATATACCAGTCAGAACTCATAATCGCTGTTGGAACCAATACCGCTGAATCGCATCCTGTGCTTGCCACGCGGGTAAAGAGAGCACATAAGCTCAATGGCCAGAAGCTGATTGTCTCGGACCTAAGGAAACATGAAATGGCTAGCAGAGCCGACATATTCCTGCATCCCAATCCTGGAACTGATCTTGTCTGGCTTTCTTCAGTTACAAAGTATATTATTGATCAGGGTTGGGAAGCGAAGGAGTTTATCAGCAACAGGACCAATGACTTCGAAAAATATAAAAAGAGTCTGGAATCATTCTCACTGGACTTCGCGGAGAAAATTACCGGCATCAAGAAAGATACTCTGGTGAAAGTTGCTGAAACGATTCATTCCGTGAAAACCATGTGTATCCTCTGGGCAATGGGTGTGACACAGCATCAGGCAGGAAGCGATACGTCCACAGCCATATCAAATCTCCTTCTCGTTACGGGAAATTATGGCAGGCCAGGCACTGGTGCCTATCCCCTGAGAGGGCATAACAACGTGCAGGGTGCCAGCGATTTTGGTGCGATGAACGCCTATCTCCCCGGCTACCAGAAGGTATCAGATGAAAAGGCCAGAAAGAGATTTGAAGATGAGTGGAAGTGCAAGCTGCCTGATGCCCCTGGAATTGACAACCAGAACTGCATGGAAAATGTGGACAGCGGCAAGATAAAGGGCATGTATATCGTGGGTGAGGAAGTGGCAACGACGGGGTCATCAGTGAACTATATTAGAGAAATGCTAGACAGGCTGGAATTCCTCGTCGTTCAGGACATATTCCTCTCAGAAACTGCCAAACATGCTGACGTTGTTCTTCCAGCGGCGGTCAGCCTGGAAAGGGACGGCACTTTCACAAACACAGAGAGAAGAATACAGCGCATATTCAAGGTCATGGAGCCCCTTGGAGAATCTAAACCTGACTTTGAAATTATCCAGATGATTGCCAGGGAGATAGGTTATGACTGGAACTACAAGGATCCTTCAGAGGTCATGGAAGAAGCTTCAAGGGTAGTGCCTATGTTCTCCGGAGTTTCCTACAGCCATCTGAAAGGATTCGACAGCATGCAGTGGCCCACGTTCCCTGACGGGACTTCGTCCCCATTGCTCTATGAAAAGGAGTTCCACTTCCCAGACGGCAAGGCGGTATTTTACCCGTTGAAATACAGTCCGCCACTACCCATGGACGAGGAGTTTGATCTCCATCTTAACAACGGCAGGTTACTGGAGCATTTCCATGAAGGAAATGAAACCTACCAGAGCCCCGGCATTAGGGATAAGGTGCCGTCCACCTTTGTTGAGATATCACCCGACCTAGCTAAGGAGAGAGGCATTGAAGATGGTGATGAAGTCAGGTTGACATCTAAATGGGGCTCCCTGAAGACCAGAGCCCTCATAACAGATCGCGTGAAGGGAAATGAGATGTATATGCCAATGAACGACTCGGGAGATGAGGCGGTAAATATTCTCACAAGCCGGTTCATGGATCCGATAGCCCATACAGCCGCGTACAAGGAACTACCGGTGAAGATGGAGAAAATTCCCGGAGTGAAACCGAGAATTCCCCTCCCAAGGACTAACCCTAGATTCCAGCAGGCTAAACCCCAGATAAGCGTCAGGGTAGAAGATAAGTGGAGAAGACCAGATTACAGCAGTTTGATAAGTGGAGGAGAAAAGTGA
- a CDS encoding DUF1641 domain-containing protein, whose amino-acid sequence MSESIAEIKADEESLDEQQVISKLLLESAKPISEAMAAIKALSESGILSMIASFASNYQDVLAELMDGLTDDRMENFMLNLSSIFTLLSRLPPGMVRGFMENAASEMNGGNDEKNLKPLGLLSMLSLFKDSDASAGLRILVGTMKGFTKQTRKEGT is encoded by the coding sequence ATGTCGGAATCAATAGCGGAGATTAAAGCCGATGAAGAGAGCCTAGACGAGCAGCAGGTTATTTCTAAGCTGCTTCTTGAATCGGCGAAGCCAATCTCGGAAGCAATGGCAGCAATCAAGGCATTAAGCGAAAGTGGCATTCTTTCTATGATTGCCTCTTTTGCAAGCAATTACCAGGATGTTCTGGCGGAGCTGATGGATGGGCTTACCGATGATCGCATGGAGAATTTCATGCTGAACCTGTCGTCCATATTCACACTGTTGTCAAGGTTACCTCCGGGTATGGTAAGAGGTTTCATGGAGAACGCAGCCAGCGAAATGAACGGCGGAAACGACGAGAAAAACCTGAAACCGCTTGGGTTGCTCTCAATGTTATCTCTATTCAAAGACAGCGACGCAAGCGCCGGATTAAGGATACTCGTCGGTACTATGAAAGGTTTCACAAAACAGACTAGAAAAGAGGGAACGTGA
- the fdhD gene encoding formate dehydrogenase accessory sulfurtransferase FdhD: METGVAIERVTRFSEPMGWTEDSDNIVTEEPMEIRLLHNGKAESIAVTMRTPVNDEELAIGFLFSEGFIKKFDDITSVRIIENGNVVEVSLSCDTKNTYHTGRNFYMSSSCGVCGKSNINEIFLKGVGVVHGSARISSRMLLSLPEKMRRKQKLFGYTGGIHAASLFDVSGRHLVTMEDIGRHNAVDKCIGYMLSNRLIGKMNTVLQISGRGGFEILQKAAMAGIPIVSSVSAPSSLAIDVAETFGITLVCFVRNDRFNVYANPQRILA, from the coding sequence GTGGAAACGGGTGTTGCCATCGAACGTGTGACAAGATTTTCTGAACCGATGGGCTGGACAGAGGATTCGGACAATATTGTGACTGAAGAACCTATGGAGATCAGACTGCTACACAATGGAAAAGCGGAAAGCATAGCTGTAACAATGAGAACACCCGTCAATGATGAGGAGCTTGCCATTGGTTTCCTTTTCAGCGAAGGTTTCATAAAGAAATTCGACGACATAACATCTGTCAGGATCATTGAGAACGGAAACGTTGTCGAAGTGTCACTTTCATGCGACACGAAAAATACATATCACACGGGCAGAAATTTCTACATGAGCTCCAGCTGCGGAGTATGTGGAAAGAGCAATATAAATGAGATTTTTCTGAAAGGAGTCGGGGTTGTTCACGGATCTGCCAGAATCAGTTCCAGAATGCTTCTATCGCTTCCGGAGAAAATGAGGCGAAAACAGAAGTTATTCGGTTATACTGGAGGGATCCATGCAGCTTCACTTTTTGATGTATCGGGGAGGCATCTTGTTACGATGGAGGATATTGGCCGTCATAATGCAGTCGACAAGTGCATAGGATACATGTTATCAAATAGACTGATAGGGAAAATGAATACGGTCCTGCAGATCAGTGGAAGGGGTGGATTCGAAATTCTCCAGAAAGCTGCCATGGCAGGAATACCTATCGTGTCTTCAGTATCTGCACCTTCTAGCCTTGCTATAGATGTTGCCGAGACATTCGGCATCACGCTTGTCTGTTTCGTGAGGAATGACCGCTTTAATGTTTACGCCAACCCACAAAGAATATTGGCCTGA
- a CDS encoding thermopsin, with amino-acid sequence MLKRKIVLVIAVFVAFAMVLSSIAIVGGTFVNGSSTHQSTSASSAPGIALSGKAAQIMKDTAQKGIPATAVMLPNFNAPVHKEGGAILPSYLSAPAPMGIGAYGVAPSSSGFTAYNLTTSDIMASLTINNLKDFYALDDGPNSVTFQLNAVLDNVALFGHSNYSMWTQNVVLFSARTNILSFEDNIWNFSSPLTYLTGNAIYSSTGIVYPYTGVHIAIGPAFQVTYPFTLDLYLNTSVVGGRSTVFFNYSLSWGGNYVSGTYDEVIFNSISPNTAYVAPNPQFLISGNTVTPTGFIPYDAEIMIGGPGGGSTANVQAISATMQLEYLSGTSYNPFPNTFDVGSETGETSQGVAVSWNSNDVATLTAGPSYVYGMWGISPAGTQMTTFTGTVNPPNSFMFASPTSSFNQTLASWVPLSSTGQFSFTLPYGILAAEVMLSNYNPQYVTLTGSNVQISLVQNFELGVYTPLYAFGNAQLKYISYPSFGWHNSQYVLYNNPSYTGYLNPLFGMLNDYVFPAFQGILLSDVTAPVLITHAPTFTVNYMDYAPSALIISFFELPSTNDLGIFLYQTSNTVISNNYISGWFSYEQSGFPVANLVLWNSQYNLVENNYFNALDSSMLVYNTASQMGHNYIIGNIFAQSPTLNSTNYAPIAVSPTLTEVASGPVGLSVYSSDNLITGNFFTVYNTALSPDYSIYSGSSVAYRDNWNHNYWWNYVPGTGPYNNFGQITSGYDYHPIVFGYFHQGDQDDNYNMYA; translated from the coding sequence ATGTTAAAACGGAAAATTGTTTTGGTAATTGCGGTTTTTGTAGCATTTGCCATGGTTTTGTCATCGATTGCCATAGTTGGAGGGACTTTTGTTAATGGTAGCTCCACGCACCAGAGCACATCGGCAAGCTCTGCTCCTGGAATAGCGCTGAGCGGAAAAGCTGCGCAGATAATGAAGGATACTGCCCAAAAAGGTATTCCTGCCACCGCGGTAATGCTTCCGAACTTTAACGCACCTGTCCATAAGGAGGGTGGAGCTATTTTGCCATCATACCTTTCCGCGCCAGCACCAATGGGAATTGGAGCCTATGGAGTGGCACCGAGTTCTAGCGGGTTCACTGCCTACAATCTTACTACGTCTGATATAATGGCATCTTTGACCATCAACAACCTGAAGGATTTCTATGCACTTGACGATGGACCAAACAGCGTCACTTTCCAGTTGAATGCCGTTCTGGATAACGTTGCATTGTTCGGACATAGCAATTACTCAATGTGGACACAGAATGTGGTCTTATTTTCAGCAAGGACTAACATTCTTTCCTTTGAAGACAACATCTGGAATTTCTCCAGTCCTCTTACCTACCTGACTGGAAATGCCATATACAGCTCCACTGGCATTGTGTATCCATATACTGGTGTTCACATTGCAATCGGACCTGCATTCCAGGTAACCTATCCTTTCACCCTTGACCTTTACCTTAACACCTCGGTAGTCGGAGGTAGATCCACGGTTTTCTTCAACTACTCTCTTTCATGGGGTGGAAACTATGTATCCGGAACATACGATGAAGTCATCTTCAACTCCATAAGTCCGAATACTGCATACGTTGCCCCCAACCCTCAGTTTCTCATCAGCGGTAACACTGTTACGCCAACTGGGTTCATCCCCTATGATGCCGAGATAATGATCGGAGGACCTGGAGGAGGAAGCACTGCAAACGTACAGGCAATAAGTGCCACGATGCAGCTAGAATACCTTTCCGGAACCAGCTATAATCCGTTCCCAAACACATTTGACGTCGGATCTGAAACCGGAGAAACCTCTCAAGGGGTCGCAGTATCTTGGAACTCAAATGATGTGGCGACACTTACTGCTGGTCCTTCCTATGTCTACGGAATGTGGGGAATTTCTCCAGCAGGTACACAAATGACCACCTTCACTGGAACGGTGAACCCGCCTAACTCGTTTATGTTTGCCTCTCCGACAAGCTCATTCAATCAGACACTCGCTTCATGGGTACCTCTAAGCAGCACTGGACAGTTTTCATTTACCCTACCTTATGGAATATTGGCTGCCGAGGTAATGCTCAGCAACTATAATCCACAGTATGTTACTCTCACGGGAAGCAACGTTCAGATAAGCCTAGTGCAAAACTTTGAACTTGGCGTTTACACTCCACTTTACGCCTTTGGCAATGCTCAGCTGAAATACATATCATACCCGAGTTTTGGATGGCACAACAGCCAATATGTGCTATATAACAATCCCTCATACACTGGTTACCTGAATCCGCTATTTGGCATGCTCAATGACTATGTCTTTCCGGCTTTCCAAGGTATCCTCCTCAGTGACGTGACGGCCCCAGTTTTGATAACACATGCACCAACATTTACAGTCAATTACATGGACTACGCACCTTCTGCACTCATAATTAGCTTCTTCGAGCTTCCATCAACAAATGACCTGGGAATATTCCTGTACCAGACGTCCAACACTGTGATCTCTAACAACTATATCAGTGGATGGTTCTCCTACGAGCAGAGCGGATTCCCCGTGGCTAATCTCGTCCTGTGGAACTCACAGTATAACCTGGTAGAAAACAATTATTTCAACGCCCTTGACAGCTCTATGCTTGTATACAACACTGCCTCCCAGATGGGCCACAACTACATAATAGGCAATATCTTTGCACAGTCCCCTACTCTGAACAGCACGAATTATGCTCCCATAGCGGTATCGCCAACGCTGACTGAAGTGGCGAGCGGACCTGTTGGACTCTCCGTATACAGCAGTGACAACCTCATAACGGGGAATTTCTTCACGGTGTACAACACAGCACTCAGCCCGGATTACAGCATATACTCTGGAAGCTCGGTGGCATACAGGGACAACTGGAACCATAACTACTGGTGGAACTATGTCCCCGGAACCGGACCTTACAACAACTTTGGCCAGATCACTTCCGGTTATGACTACCACCCAATTGTCTTTGGATATTTCCATCAGGGGGATCAGGACGACAACTACAATATGTATGCATGA